The following coding sequences are from one Halobacteria archaeon AArc-dxtr1 window:
- a CDS encoding YeiH family protein, with amino-acid sequence MSIRRLGPGLAVLCLGALLARSVELTLGANHLLVAIALGFGLANVVGVPERLEPGIATHTLWLGAGIVLMGASLTLSTVLDVGVLVLVIVLLVTGVTIAVVELLARNVFGLADRLGSLLAAGAGICGVSAVVAVAGAVRAREEQVAYAAATVLLFDAVTIVVYPIVGDWLGLSGIVFGIWAGISMFSTGPVVAVGFAHSEVAGQWATMTKLARNALIGLVVLAYASYYAGSGDGGRPSLRTLWTEFPKFVLGFLALAVVASAGVLSPAQQASLENAYNWLFLLAFVGLGTEIRLAELRNTGLTPALVVLLALLASSLLSLTLLLTVF; translated from the coding sequence ATGTCGATCCGCCGGCTCGGTCCCGGACTCGCAGTCCTCTGTCTCGGTGCGCTGCTCGCGCGGTCGGTCGAACTGACCCTCGGAGCTAACCACCTGCTGGTTGCTATCGCTCTCGGATTCGGTCTGGCGAACGTCGTCGGCGTCCCCGAACGTCTTGAACCGGGGATCGCGACTCACACGCTCTGGCTCGGCGCCGGAATCGTCCTTATGGGTGCGTCACTGACGCTTTCGACGGTGCTCGATGTCGGCGTACTCGTCCTCGTGATCGTTCTCCTCGTAACCGGAGTCACGATAGCGGTCGTCGAACTGCTCGCACGGAACGTCTTCGGGCTCGCCGACCGGTTGGGATCGCTGCTAGCGGCCGGGGCCGGGATCTGCGGCGTGTCGGCGGTCGTCGCGGTCGCCGGTGCGGTCCGCGCCCGCGAGGAGCAGGTCGCCTACGCGGCGGCGACCGTTCTGCTCTTCGACGCTGTCACGATCGTCGTGTACCCGATCGTCGGCGATTGGCTCGGGCTTTCGGGGATCGTCTTTGGGATCTGGGCGGGGATCAGCATGTTCTCGACGGGGCCGGTCGTCGCCGTCGGCTTCGCTCACTCGGAGGTCGCAGGCCAGTGGGCGACGATGACAAAACTCGCCAGGAACGCGCTGATCGGTCTGGTCGTACTCGCCTACGCGAGCTACTACGCCGGGTCCGGGGATGGCGGTCGTCCGTCCCTCCGCACGCTCTGGACGGAGTTCCCGAAGTTCGTGCTTGGCTTTCTCGCGCTCGCGGTCGTCGCCAGCGCGGGTGTCCTCTCGCCAGCCCAGCAGGCTTCGCTCGAGAATGCCTACAACTGGCTGTTCCTGCTCGCGTTCGTCGGACTGGGCACCGAGATCCGGCTCGCCGAACTCCGGAACACCGGACTCACTCCCGCACTCGTCGTGTTGCTCGCGTTGCTCGCCAGCAGTCTCCTCTCGCTGACGCTGCTGCTGACGGTGTTCTGA
- a CDS encoding ABC transporter ATP-binding protein, producing the protein MSDADEPAVETNALTKRYGETTAVDGVTLTVERGTIFGFLGPNGAGKTTTMRMLTTLTRPTSGSARVAGNPISDREAVTPHIGYLPEEPPIYDELTGREQLEYAAGLRDLPEDESATRIESMLERFDLLDDADRRIEGYSKGMRQKVGVIQAVLHEPAVAFLDEPTSGLDPRAARTMRETIADLADREMTIFLSTHILPVVDELADQIGVIHDGKLVAKGDPEALKSRAETGEARSLEEAFLEVTQESPGPAADDNLVKQ; encoded by the coding sequence ATGAGCGACGCAGACGAACCCGCCGTGGAGACCAACGCCCTCACCAAGCGCTACGGCGAGACGACCGCTGTCGACGGCGTGACACTGACCGTCGAGCGAGGGACGATCTTCGGCTTTCTGGGTCCCAACGGCGCCGGAAAGACGACGACCATGCGGATGCTCACGACGCTGACGAGGCCGACCTCGGGATCAGCACGGGTCGCCGGCAACCCGATCTCCGATCGTGAAGCCGTGACCCCACATATCGGCTACCTTCCCGAGGAGCCGCCGATCTACGACGAACTCACCGGTCGCGAACAGCTCGAGTACGCCGCGGGCCTGCGCGACCTACCCGAGGACGAGTCGGCAACGCGGATCGAATCGATGCTCGAGCGCTTCGACCTGCTCGACGACGCCGACCGCCGGATCGAAGGCTACTCGAAGGGGATGCGCCAGAAAGTCGGCGTCATTCAGGCGGTCCTCCACGAGCCGGCGGTCGCCTTCTTAGACGAGCCGACGAGCGGACTCGACCCGCGTGCAGCACGGACGATGCGGGAGACGATCGCCGATCTGGCCGACCGCGAGATGACGATCTTCCTCTCGACGCACATCCTCCCCGTCGTCGACGAACTAGCCGACCAGATCGGCGTCATCCACGACGGGAAGCTGGTCGCCAAAGGCGACCCCGAGGCGCTGAAATCCCGCGCCGAGACTGGCGAAGCGCGCAGTCTCGAAGAGGCGTTCCTCGAGGTGACCCAGGAGTCACCTGGACCCGCAGCCGACGACAATCTCGTCAAACAATAG
- the folP gene encoding dihydropteroate synthase: MEYHEAADFLFGLRRFRPKPGTESTASLLAHLGDPHEGVDFVQIAGSNGKGSTARMVERTLRETGLSVGLYTSPHLQELRERVRVDGRKIPKAVVSEYVDAVADYVTEEGASGTSPTFFETMTALACWHFGREGVDVAVLEVGIGGRYDATSVVDPVASAVTSVTLEHTGILGDTEAEIAYDKAHVAGENPLVTGTTGDALAAVREVAQEVVTVGTDGAVGDDRETDPDVSVTYEGRPNHAEAAVSIRGLDLDLETRIPLLGEHQAENAGIAAVLARQVADVTEEQLSRGLRKAHWPGRFEVIDTDPLVVLDGAHNPGACEQLAKTLASYQYDQLHLVIGAMHDKDHREMADTLPTPDAVVACEPDLDRAADRDVLARVFSQAGVTDVQTEAAVADALASALADADEEDCVLVTGSLFAVAEARRRWTDVDVPKRIRDLVDARETLEAAGVTEKGVYRMRGKAVHRVVTTDLQYRQAQYLKQELLSLGGECALSGLQRDEERTEAVLMGTLAQFKRLIEKLAAQPYGLAEVARELRETLGIGSGDAPDSDSPHFPWSDGPAVMGILNVTPDSFHDGGQYDSRSDAVARAEAMVDAGADVIDVGGESTRPGADPVSVETEIDRVVPVIEEIAELDALVSVDTRRAAVADAALDAGADIVNDVSGLDDPEMRFVVAEHDAALVVMHSIDAPVVPDREIAYDDVVADVIDQLAERVLLAEKAGVDREKIVVDPGIGFGKRAAESFELLDRIDEFHALGCPVLVGHSHKSMFERVGCGPDERLAPTVAATALAADRGADLIRVHDVPENVAAVRTALATDRGADIDAE; encoded by the coding sequence ATGGAGTATCACGAGGCGGCGGACTTTCTCTTCGGACTCCGCCGATTTCGACCCAAGCCAGGGACGGAGTCGACGGCGTCTCTCCTCGCCCACCTCGGCGATCCCCACGAGGGTGTCGACTTCGTCCAGATCGCGGGGTCGAACGGCAAGGGATCGACGGCACGGATGGTCGAACGGACACTTCGCGAGACGGGGCTCTCGGTCGGACTCTACACCTCGCCACACCTCCAGGAGCTGCGCGAGCGCGTCCGCGTCGACGGCCGGAAGATTCCGAAGGCGGTGGTCTCCGAGTACGTCGACGCCGTTGCTGACTACGTAACCGAGGAGGGTGCATCGGGTACGTCGCCGACCTTCTTCGAAACGATGACCGCCCTGGCGTGCTGGCACTTCGGCCGTGAGGGCGTCGACGTCGCCGTCCTCGAAGTCGGCATCGGCGGCCGGTACGACGCAACCAGCGTCGTCGATCCGGTCGCGAGTGCGGTCACGAGCGTCACCTTAGAGCACACCGGAATTTTGGGTGACACGGAAGCCGAGATCGCCTACGACAAGGCTCACGTCGCCGGTGAGAACCCACTCGTCACCGGTACGACCGGGGATGCCCTCGCGGCCGTCCGCGAGGTGGCCCAGGAGGTGGTGACGGTCGGGACCGACGGCGCTGTGGGGGATGATCGAGAGACTGACCCGGACGTTAGCGTCACCTACGAGGGACGTCCCAACCACGCCGAAGCCGCGGTCTCGATTCGCGGTCTCGACCTCGACCTCGAGACCCGGATCCCGCTGCTGGGAGAGCACCAGGCAGAAAACGCCGGCATCGCAGCCGTTCTCGCTCGACAGGTCGCAGACGTCACCGAGGAGCAACTCTCCCGCGGGCTGCGCAAGGCTCACTGGCCCGGCCGGTTCGAGGTGATCGACACCGATCCTCTCGTCGTACTCGACGGTGCGCACAACCCCGGCGCCTGCGAGCAGCTCGCCAAAACGCTTGCGAGCTACCAGTACGACCAGCTCCACCTCGTTATCGGGGCGATGCACGACAAGGACCACCGCGAGATGGCCGACACCCTCCCGACGCCCGACGCCGTCGTCGCCTGCGAGCCGGATCTCGACCGTGCGGCCGACCGAGACGTCCTCGCGCGAGTATTCTCGCAGGCAGGTGTCACCGACGTACAGACCGAGGCGGCTGTCGCCGACGCGCTCGCGAGTGCGCTCGCCGACGCCGACGAGGAAGACTGCGTGCTCGTCACCGGCTCGCTGTTCGCGGTTGCGGAAGCCCGGCGACGTTGGACCGACGTCGACGTCCCAAAGCGGATTCGAGACCTTGTAGACGCTCGTGAGACGCTCGAGGCCGCCGGCGTCACCGAGAAGGGAGTCTACCGAATGCGCGGGAAGGCCGTCCATCGCGTCGTTACGACCGACCTCCAGTACCGTCAGGCACAGTACCTGAAACAGGAGCTACTGAGCCTCGGTGGTGAGTGTGCCCTCTCGGGGCTGCAACGCGACGAGGAGCGCACCGAGGCCGTTCTGATGGGGACGCTCGCACAGTTCAAGCGCCTCATCGAGAAACTCGCTGCCCAGCCATACGGACTCGCAGAGGTCGCCCGCGAACTCCGCGAGACGCTCGGAATCGGTTCAGGCGACGCTCCCGACTCCGACTCGCCTCACTTCCCCTGGAGCGACGGTCCCGCGGTCATGGGCATCCTGAACGTCACGCCCGACAGCTTCCACGACGGCGGGCAGTACGACTCCCGTTCCGACGCCGTCGCCCGCGCCGAGGCGATGGTCGACGCCGGCGCCGACGTGATCGACGTCGGCGGGGAGTCGACCCGCCCGGGCGCCGACCCGGTCTCTGTCGAGACGGAGATCGACCGCGTCGTCCCCGTCATCGAGGAAATCGCCGAGCTGGACGCGCTCGTCTCGGTCGACACCCGGCGGGCGGCCGTCGCCGACGCCGCGCTCGACGCCGGCGCCGACATCGTCAACGACGTCTCCGGGCTCGACGATCCCGAGATGCGGTTCGTGGTCGCCGAACACGACGCCGCGCTGGTCGTGATGCACAGCATCGACGCTCCCGTCGTCCCCGACCGCGAGATTGCCTACGACGACGTCGTCGCGGACGTAATCGACCAACTCGCAGAGCGCGTCCTGCTCGCCGAAAAGGCCGGCGTCGACCGCGAGAAGATCGTCGTCGACCCCGGAATCGGCTTCGGCAAGCGCGCCGCCGAGAGCTTCGAGCTACTCGATCGCATCGACGAGTTCCACGCACTGGGCTGCCCCGTCCTCGTCGGTCACTCTCACAAGTCCATGTTCGAGCGCGTCGGTTGCGGTCCCGACGAGCGTCTGGCTCCGACGGTCGCAGCGACCGCGCTCGCGGCCGACCGCGGCGCGGATCTGATCCGGGTCCACGACGTCCCCGAGAACGTCGCCGCGGTACGGACGGCGCTGGCCACCGACCGCGGTGCGGACATCGACGCTGAGTAG
- the carB gene encoding carbamoyl-phosphate synthase large subunit: MSTDIQGSDDAAGDGRTILLIGSGPIQIGQAAEFDYSGAQACRALQEEGARVVLVNSNPATIMTDPDMADKVYIEPITTDAIAEIIRKEQPDGVIAGLGGQTGLNVTAELAEEGVLEEYDVEIMGTPLDTIYATEDRDLFRQRMEKIGQPVPKSTTISLDEDEDVSELTEDDLTERVQAAVDEVGGLPVIARTTYTLGGSGSGVVHEMDELLRRVRKGLRLSRNSEVLITESIAGWVEYEYEVMRDADDSCIIICNMENIDPMGIHTGESTVVTPSQIVPDEGHQEMRTAALDVIRELGIQGGCNIQFAWRDDGTPGGEYRVVEVNPRVSRSSALASKATGYPIARVTAKVALGKRLHEIQNEITGETTAAFEPAIDYVVTKVPRWPKDKFDDVDFELTTAMKSTGEAMAIGRTFEESLLKALRSSEYEPDVDWAEVTDEELEEQYLERPSPDRPYAMFEAFERGYTVEEIVSLTGIFEWYTERYANIAESMRAAQDGDFTEAAIAGHTNASIATTTGETVGTVEEAVPGRTYKQVDTCAGEFKAETPYYYSARKSEFDKGPLVGDAAAGELEVSRDVESVIVVGGGPIRIGQGVEFDYCSVHAVHALRDLGIDAHVVNNNPETVSTDYDTSDGLFFEPVTAEEVADVAEAADADGVMIQFGGQTSVNIGEPLQAEIDRRGLDCEVMGTSVEAMDLAEDRDRFNALMDEMGIAQPEGGTATSKEEALDLAHEIGYPVLVRPSYVLGGRAMQVVHDDDELEEYIEEAVRVGQDKPILIDEFLADAVELDVDAVADGRNVLIGGIMEHVESAGVHSGDSACMIPPRSLDEDTLDRVREVTEDIAEALKTMGLMNVQLAVTGVDDPDEETEVYVLEANPRSSRTVPYVSKATGVPIAKLAAQVMAGETLASLDAKEQIPEHTSIKEVVLPFDRLPGSDPRLGPEMKSTGEVMGSAPDFATAYWKAQQAASNAVSEGTAIVDLEVDGFEEYFDVAEFDDVPAAIREGEVDFVVSRDRDTLEMAVEEEVPYLSTVASAEAYVEGLAAADDDVAVEPISDRPKRVAEWGRSD; this comes from the coding sequence ATGAGTACGGACATCCAGGGCAGCGACGACGCCGCAGGTGACGGGCGCACCATCCTGCTGATCGGGAGCGGCCCGATCCAGATCGGACAGGCAGCCGAGTTCGACTACTCCGGCGCACAGGCCTGCCGCGCGCTCCAGGAGGAAGGCGCTCGCGTCGTCCTCGTCAACTCGAACCCCGCGACGATCATGACCGACCCCGACATGGCAGACAAGGTCTACATCGAGCCGATCACGACCGACGCCATCGCCGAGATCATCCGCAAGGAACAGCCCGACGGCGTCATCGCCGGCCTTGGGGGACAGACGGGGCTGAACGTCACCGCCGAACTCGCCGAGGAGGGCGTCTTGGAGGAGTACGACGTCGAGATCATGGGGACGCCCCTGGATACGATCTACGCGACCGAGGACCGCGATCTCTTCCGCCAGCGCATGGAGAAGATCGGCCAGCCCGTTCCCAAGTCGACGACGATCTCACTCGACGAGGACGAGGACGTCTCGGAGCTGACCGAAGACGATCTCACAGAGCGCGTCCAAGCTGCCGTCGACGAGGTCGGCGGATTGCCGGTCATCGCGCGCACGACGTACACGCTCGGGGGCTCGGGTTCGGGCGTCGTCCACGAGATGGACGAACTCCTTCGTCGCGTTCGCAAGGGACTTCGCCTCTCCCGGAACAGCGAGGTGCTGATCACCGAATCGATCGCCGGCTGGGTCGAGTACGAGTACGAGGTCATGCGCGACGCCGACGACTCCTGCATCATCATCTGCAACATGGAGAACATCGACCCGATGGGCATCCACACCGGGGAGTCGACGGTCGTCACCCCATCCCAGATCGTCCCCGACGAGGGCCACCAGGAGATGCGCACTGCCGCACTCGACGTCATCCGCGAACTCGGTATCCAGGGCGGCTGTAACATCCAGTTCGCCTGGCGCGACGACGGCACCCCCGGCGGCGAATACAGAGTAGTGGAGGTCAACCCGCGTGTCTCCCGCTCGTCTGCCCTCGCCTCCAAGGCGACCGGCTACCCCATCGCCCGCGTCACCGCGAAGGTCGCACTGGGCAAACGCCTCCACGAGATCCAAAACGAGATTACGGGCGAGACGACCGCTGCATTCGAGCCCGCGATCGACTACGTGGTGACGAAGGTTCCACGCTGGCCCAAGGACAAGTTCGACGACGTCGACTTCGAGCTGACGACGGCGATGAAGTCGACGGGCGAGGCGATGGCAATCGGTCGCACCTTCGAGGAGAGCCTGTTGAAGGCGCTCCGATCGTCGGAGTACGAACCCGACGTCGACTGGGCCGAGGTGACTGACGAGGAACTCGAAGAGCAGTATCTCGAGCGTCCCTCCCCGGACCGTCCGTACGCGATGTTCGAGGCCTTCGAACGCGGCTACACCGTCGAGGAGATCGTTTCCCTGACGGGCATCTTCGAGTGGTACACCGAGCGCTACGCGAACATCGCCGAGTCGATGCGCGCCGCGCAGGACGGCGACTTCACCGAGGCCGCGATCGCCGGCCACACGAACGCCTCCATCGCCACGACCACGGGCGAGACGGTCGGCACCGTCGAGGAAGCCGTCCCCGGGCGCACCTACAAACAGGTCGACACCTGCGCCGGCGAGTTCAAGGCCGAGACGCCGTACTACTACTCCGCACGCAAGTCCGAGTTCGACAAGGGGCCCCTCGTTGGCGACGCCGCCGCGGGCGAACTCGAGGTCTCCCGTGACGTCGAGAGCGTGATCGTCGTCGGTGGCGGTCCGATCCGCATCGGACAGGGCGTCGAGTTCGACTACTGTTCGGTCCACGCAGTCCACGCGCTGCGCGATCTGGGCATCGACGCCCACGTCGTGAACAACAACCCCGAGACGGTCTCGACGGACTACGACACCTCCGACGGACTGTTCTTCGAGCCGGTCACCGCCGAGGAAGTGGCCGACGTCGCCGAGGCGGCCGATGCCGACGGCGTCATGATCCAGTTCGGCGGCCAGACCTCCGTCAACATCGGCGAGCCCCTGCAGGCCGAGATCGACCGCCGCGGGCTCGACTGCGAGGTCATGGGCACCTCCGTCGAGGCGATGGACTTAGCCGAGGACCGCGATCGTTTCAACGCCCTCATGGACGAGATGGGAATCGCCCAGCCCGAGGGCGGCACGGCGACCTCGAAGGAGGAAGCCCTCGATCTGGCCCACGAGATCGGCTACCCCGTCCTCGTGCGTCCCTCCTACGTCCTCGGCGGGCGCGCGATGCAGGTCGTCCACGACGACGACGAACTCGAAGAGTACATCGAGGAAGCCGTCCGCGTCGGCCAGGATAAGCCAATCTTGATCGACGAGTTCCTCGCCGACGCCGTCGAACTCGACGTCGACGCGGTCGCCGACGGCCGAAACGTGCTGATCGGCGGCATCATGGAACACGTCGAGAGCGCGGGCGTCCACTCCGGCGATTCGGCGTGTATGATCCCACCGCGCTCGCTCGACGAGGACACCCTCGATCGCGTCCGCGAAGTCACCGAGGACATCGCCGAGGCGTTGAAGACGATGGGGCTGATGAACGTCCAGCTCGCGGTTACTGGGGTCGACGATCCCGACGAGGAGACCGAGGTGTACGTGCTTGAGGCAAACCCGCGCTCTTCGCGTACCGTCCCGTACGTCTCGAAGGCGACGGGCGTCCCGATCGCGAAGCTCGCGGCACAGGTGATGGCCGGCGAGACACTCGCCAGCCTGGACGCGAAAGAGCAGATCCCCGAGCACACCTCGATCAAGGAGGTCGTCCTGCCCTTCGACCGCCTGCCGGGTTCGGATCCGCGCCTCGGCCCGGAGATGAAGTCCACGGGCGAGGTCATGGGCTCGGCGCCCGACTTCGCCACTGCCTACTGGAAGGCCCAGCAGGCCGCCTCCAACGCGGTCAGCGAGGGAACTGCGATCGTCGACCTCGAGGTCGACGGCTTCGAGGAGTACTTCGACGTCGCCGAGTTCGACGACGTTCCCGCGGCGATCCGCGAGGGCGAGGTCGACTTCGTCGTTAGCCGCGACCGCGACACGTTAGAGATGGCCGTCGAGGAGGAAGTGCCGTACCTTTCGACCGTCGCCAGTGCCGAGGCGTACGTGGAGGGGCTGGCCGCAGCCGACGACGACGTTGCAGTCGAGCCGATCTCGGACCGTCCGAAGCGCGTCGCCGAGTGGGGCCGTAGCGACTGA
- a CDS encoding HTTM domain-containing protein — protein MRTDDDGGPSNPPQLLRTWALQLRDLRDPVRRGVRSRFEIDTRALAALRISLGLIILIDLLHRWRDLGFFYTDDGVYPRAVYEATNANSGYSIHAFSGELWFQQFLFVVAAIFAIALLLGYRTRLVGFISLVLLLSLHARNPMVLNGGDRLLRVLLLLALLTPLSERWSIDALRRGSARTTVVGFGTAALLVQPIAVFSSNAILKREGETWYAGDGLQIALANDEMTIFLGNSLVEYPILLEVANWLWVILLVGSAVFLLLTTGRLRAFFVFVYLGAFAGLLLTVAVGLFPLVLAASVIPFLTKPFWDGLARLAPTRGTRRLLSASQLGPLGRPPMEQRWLAGLRDNGHESVASYVTAYGRSFVTVAGVIALVWIVLFSGSHAVGVDVPDEIESNFPDEQRWGLYAPDPSESYSWYVAEAELENGSTVDAFEGGEVVTDRPPDASQEYDTFRERKFMESVRDSGREGTDDSIAERYTDWVCEQAQADWGGDVAQVTISRLVQPSPLDGEYEDPLQLTVLERECALSNDVTE, from the coding sequence ATGAGAACTGATGACGACGGAGGACCTTCGAATCCGCCACAGTTACTCAGGACGTGGGCTCTCCAGCTCCGGGATCTACGTGATCCAGTCCGCCGGGGAGTTCGATCACGCTTCGAGATCGATACCCGAGCACTCGCCGCCCTCCGCATCTCGCTCGGACTGATCATCTTGATTGACCTGCTCCACCGATGGAGGGATCTCGGCTTCTTCTACACCGACGATGGTGTCTATCCGCGGGCGGTCTACGAGGCCACGAACGCGAATAGCGGCTACTCAATCCATGCATTCTCCGGTGAGTTGTGGTTTCAGCAGTTCCTGTTCGTCGTAGCAGCGATCTTTGCGATCGCGTTACTTCTCGGGTATCGAACGAGACTTGTCGGGTTCATCTCGCTGGTGTTGTTGCTTTCGTTACATGCGCGCAATCCGATGGTTCTCAATGGCGGTGATCGGCTGCTCAGGGTGCTGCTGCTGCTTGCCCTCCTGACGCCGCTCTCCGAACGGTGGTCGATCGACGCCCTTCGGCGCGGCTCTGCCCGGACGACTGTCGTCGGGTTCGGGACGGCTGCGCTTCTCGTCCAGCCGATTGCCGTCTTCAGCTCGAACGCGATTCTCAAACGCGAAGGCGAAACGTGGTACGCCGGTGACGGCCTCCAGATCGCGCTCGCGAACGACGAGATGACGATCTTTCTTGGCAACTCTCTCGTCGAGTATCCCATCCTCCTCGAAGTGGCGAACTGGCTGTGGGTGATCTTGCTCGTCGGATCGGCCGTGTTCTTGCTGCTGACGACGGGCCGCTTACGGGCGTTCTTTGTCTTCGTATATCTGGGCGCGTTCGCCGGGTTGCTGTTGACGGTCGCCGTCGGACTCTTTCCGCTGGTACTGGCTGCGTCGGTCATCCCCTTTCTCACGAAACCGTTCTGGGATGGACTGGCTCGGCTCGCGCCCACCCGTGGGACGCGACGTTTGCTATCGGCCTCACAGCTCGGCCCGCTCGGCCGTCCGCCCATGGAACAGCGCTGGCTCGCTGGGCTCCGCGATAACGGTCACGAGTCGGTCGCCTCGTACGTCACCGCGTACGGGCGATCGTTCGTCACCGTCGCCGGGGTAATCGCGCTCGTCTGGATCGTCCTGTTTAGCGGGAGTCACGCTGTCGGTGTTGACGTTCCGGACGAGATCGAGTCCAATTTCCCAGACGAACAGCGATGGGGCTTGTACGCTCCGGACCCGTCAGAATCATATAGTTGGTACGTCGCCGAAGCGGAGCTGGAAAACGGCTCGACGGTCGATGCGTTCGAGGGAGGGGAGGTTGTCACGGATCGTCCGCCGGATGCGTCACAGGAGTACGATACGTTCCGCGAGCGTAAGTTCATGGAATCGGTCCGTGACTCCGGTCGCGAGGGCACGGACGACAGTATCGCTGAACGATACACCGACTGGGTGTGCGAGCAGGCGCAGGCAGATTGGGGCGGAGACGTCGCTCAGGTAACCATCTCCCGCCTCGTCCAGCCGAGTCCGCTCGATGGTGAGTATGAAGATCCGCTCCAATTGACAGTGCTCGAGCGTGAGTGTGCTCTCTCCAATGATGTCACTGAATAA